TTGACGTCCCTAATTTTGTCTGACTCCTCTCCGacttcaaaacaaaaaaaaaaatttactactccctccctTGTCATAAGGAGGTTTTACttttatacacaaaatttaagaaaaaaaacgTTAGGAGAGTTaaattagagagaataaaataaatgagtgaaaatataataaaagaaaatagagattttagaaaatactaaTGTTTAGAGATTTAGGCATTTAGCTGTAGTAGATGATGGAATGGCAGACCCATATACTTCTTCATTTTGCTGTACCCAAATTCCAGTCTATTTATTGCTTATTTTAAATTCGGGCCAGATTTATTGGATTCAATAAAATTGGACTTAGGTCCAAATTAAGTAGTACAAGTAAGATGTTTGAGTTAATAGATTTGGATCCAAATATAACTTGATAGTACAATTGTGATCTGGTAGACAAGGAATTGAGCACTGAAGAAATATACTTGGCCCTAGACAGCTCAATCTAGTTATGCAACCTACAAAGCTTTATGGAGAAAACAGATTAATCCATCTACTTGTGGCTTGTTCTTTATAGCTAGTAATGAAACtatagatttatttatttttcgttGAATATTCTTCTCATCCGGGTAGTGGTAATTTATGCATCTTTTCGTAAATAATCCCAAATTCTGAATTATTTATGTGGcatgaatataaattaaaaaaatggagtaacAAATATACGCCTTACCTTAAAACACAAATCAGGAAAAGTGATCAGGATTagggaagaaaataaaatgtacgAAGATCTTTTGATGAAAAGATAAAACTGTAGTGAATCAATTAAAGAGATCATGCCATGTgcctaaaagaaaaaaaattgaaccaaTGAGTTTTTCCACGAACAAAAATGTAGACTTATATACGGAGGAAGTGCCAAACTACCACACTTTTGATAAGCAAACTATAAATCAATTATCTTCTTGTTTCATGaaagagaatattctttttcttcatgaTTTTTGTCGTGCTTTTATGAGGTGGAtactatagtagtaataaagaGATGTCAAACCTGTTGCAAAATTGGAAtgaaatttaagtttttttttaccacACTTAGTGCATaggatataaataattggaatAAAGCTACAAAGTTTCACATGAAAGAGATTTTTAATAAcactattttatactccccTTGTCtaagtttaaatatttataactaCGAGACACTTAAACAAATTCATGTGCAATAAACTTCATCTATCTAATCGATATACTGTGCATTCAGATGTGAATACCAACCTCCAAATCTATCTAATTGATACACATTTTCTGCTGTCAATCtacatttttgtaaatatttattctcattttcatACATTagtctatataaatatatggacaaccaccaaataataatattatcgTAATGTCCGTTGTGCAATGACACCGGAGTTACGTAGTACTAGTGTAATATTGTTTGTGATGAGATCATGATACCCAAAATCATGTCGGCATGCGACCTTCAAAATCAAGATGTAATCCTAAATTATTGCGCAAAATCACGGAACATACAAGTTATAAGCGTTGCGATGCAGAAACTAACTTAACTGCATATTACAAAAGTCAATGTCCTAAAATTTAGAACAACTTACCAAataaactatattaaatttaatcaaattctgATACTCACACGAATTAAAAATCAGtctaaaaaattcattaaatttggatttatattcaattatctcatgattaaaaattatggTCATACGTGTccatttgttaatattttaactaaataatgTCACTTACTCGTGGGATAGACTTGAATTTAACCAAATTGCATGATTTTCCTGGCAAACTAACTTTAAATATATCACCGACGCACACTTTAAAAAATTCCTATTTATTCATCtattacaaaaataacttATATAGTACACATGCGAtcaatttctatttctagCAAATAACCaactattttactttcttATGCATTATTTTCTTAACTTTTACTTCTATAGTTTATtccatcttttattttattatatcttcACTTAATAACTCAATAAGTATAAGtattgtaattaatttaaaatctcGTGTTAATAAAATTGACAGTCGATATAAAACGAAAGGGTATTTTAAATACCATCAACATTAGCATAAAATCGACCAAACAGTATAAGCATATTAAAAGGGTTTTTagtgctccctccgtcccacaaagattgtcccattttcccatttccgtccgtcccataaagtttgtcccatttcacttttaccatttttggtaatgcaccccatattctactaattcattcatacccacattttattataaaactaatactttaaaagtaggacccatatcccatcaactttttcaactcacttttcattacatttcttaaaacccgtgtcaggtcaaagtgagactatttttgtgggacggagggagtatgtccTAAAAAGGTGATAAAAGTCATAAATCCATATTCAACTATTCAATAATGTCCAAACTTGAGTAGTGATTTCTACTGACTTCTTGAAAAACAGAGATCAAGTTTAGACCGGCATAGTAATACATAGAGCCcagtaataaaagaaaaggaaaataaatcgGGAGAAGGCGACACCAGTACCCACTAGCAACAGGTTGGGCCATCTTCTTCCCCACATTCTGCATTTTCCCAATAGCTTTTcccctcctctctctctctctctctctctctaaaaaatcACTAATTAACCCTATTTCTCACTAGTGGCTCCACTTTCACTTCCACACCATTCttttcctcttcctcctctggATTCCAGCTACACTGTGTTAATTAATGGCTGCTTTGGTGCTTATGGTTCTCCTTCTGGCCATCACTGGCCACTCCAGTAAGCTACTTATGTCACCACCTTTTTTTCAAGCTACAAATATCTGgtagaaataattttgaaaaaaaggttTTCATTTACAGTTAGCTCATTCTTCCTCTATtcttaattaagaaaatatttacttCTTCCTACATTTTCTTATCTCTCTTGTTAAGACtttgtatttatttagttatctAATCTTGAGCCTTTCTATACTTCTATTTCTGAACAAAGAGTTTTGCTACCTTTTTTTTGTCACCTTCATTAAAATCTGCATATATTACTTCTTCCATACACATTTAAAATAGTGATAGGTAGGCTATAGTGTGATTGAAGAAATGACTCCACTTTATTGCTAGTTAAAACTAATGTAGATTTAAATGGAGAAATAGCGATTCATTTTTGTGATAAGTTTGTACTGtatttataagtatttatgaattttgaataaataggCGCGTCGTGGTGCGTGTGCAAGGACGGGTTAAGTGACACAGTGCTGCAGAAGGCGCTAGACTACGCATGCGGAGCCGGGGCAGACTGCAACCCCATCCATCAAAACGGACCATGTTTCCAACCCAACACCGTTAAAGCTCACTGCAGCTACGCCGCCAACAGCTATTTCCAGAAAAACCGCCAGCAACCCACCGCCTGCAATTTTGAAGGCGCTGCAACTATCTCCGCTTCCGACCCTAGTcagttttcctttttccctaaattattttttacgaatcaaataaaattaaattactaatgtttaattttaaggCTAAAAGTAATACAAGTATGAAGGTCCGAATCATTACTAGCTTACTAGAATTATTATTGTTCcatctaaaaatagaaatcataAAAAGTCATTGGGTATATTATGAGTAGCATGGGTTGATTTTTTTAGgtgttactactattaatttagattttctttttcttgtggTTTTACAGGCATATCTGGTTGTACGTATCCGGCAACAGCAaggtaatttcattttaatcaacTTTATCATATGTTAATGTATAGTTTGGTAGTACTATAATTCACTTTAAAAATCTTGAAATGAAGCacaaatataattgtgttgtgtgtgagaaAATGACCGTTCAATGCATTGCCTGAAAACCTGTCGCTGTCGTGGGGGTGTGCGAAATCCCGAATCTGCCCTCCACTTGTTTGGACCCACCCCATTTCAAATTTCCTGCTTTATATCTAGACTCtagtcatttttcactaaaatgaatCGACCTAGCAACGGTCATTATGGCtctatttttgtcattttttgcTCTATTGGAACCCAATTTGAACTAgcagtactccctccgtttcatcatagttgagtcattttatcatttcgggaagtttctttataattgagtcattttcatatttggtaactttttatcttttttactttattctctctactttattcattttatactttattctctctacctttttctctctcttaattttttatctatttatttaacatacccaacatttatttctaaaactctGTGCCCAAAAGTTCTGCCTCAACTATagcgaaacggagggagtacataacaTTATACTGCAATTTTACCTTGTGATAAGTTTAATATTTGG
The nucleotide sequence above comes from Salvia hispanica cultivar TCC Black 2014 chromosome 5, UniMelb_Shisp_WGS_1.0, whole genome shotgun sequence. Encoded proteins:
- the LOC125191093 gene encoding PLASMODESMATA CALLOSE-BINDING PROTEIN 3-like, producing MAALVLMVLLLAITGHSSASWCVCKDGLSDTVLQKALDYACGAGADCNPIHQNGPCFQPNTVKAHCSYAANSYFQKNRQQPTACNFEGAATISASDPSISGCTYPATASSSTTPTTGTPGTVTPVSGTTGNSPGMINPSTGGGVLGGNPGLGPSGMNPNTDLSDAGIRLSNAFFHCFCVVIAFSALVFS